The Lytechinus variegatus isolate NC3 chromosome 1, Lvar_3.0, whole genome shotgun sequence nucleotide sequence tacatacatgtatacttctaAAAGATAAATTTACGCTACTAGACTAAGTATACATGAACGTTTCCTAGAAAATTTTCACGAAATCACATTCCTTGGCTGTAAAATTATACCATCAACCATAAGATGATACACTAAGTACTATATACAAATGATGAGAAACTCAAACTACATCTTTCAAAACATGATAATGAAACattgatatcacaaaatgtcATACTTGAATTTTGACAGTAATTTACAAGCGTAAATCCAATTCGAAAGTGTCGTAGTACTCGAAAGGCTTTCaatctaaaacaaaaacatcaatTTACTACTTTTCTgcctttcaccttttttttttgtatatagatAAAAACATCAAGTTCACACAATTTGACTACTTCAAGAAATCAATAAGTATTCATAATCAAGAAACAAATCATTTTGGTAGAATACGAACTTGACCTCCAATATTTGTACCTTTCCTCTATTTTCATGGAATATTTATCTAAACCAAGAAAAAAGGCTTCTGCCAAAAAGGACAATCGTTATACATTTTATAATCTCATCTTCAGACATCATATATATAGATTCAGACCTCGATGCATGTGAGATACGTGTATATAATCTGCATCAATATAATAGAAAGACGAATTGCATAGTGTACCATAGCTCAGATGAATTCAACTTGAATTCAGTCAAAACTTTAGATGTTTTAGATAAATCAACACTCTTCCTTGGAAGATTTCAACATTCTATGATATATACTTATGCGTTCTTCCTGctcattatatacatgtatatgaaaatattgaaatattctgaaatacacACAAAGTCATCTTTGAAAAGTTTGAATACGACTGGAAACATACTTGTTCTTATTCTCCACTTTGCATTTTtataaaactttgaaagtatgcaatataaaaaattgttaattttcttctgaaagaaaatgaagagaagaaTATGTCTAATTTCCAGACCGATGTATGTTCGATCAAATTgaatttgatatatatatttacgtatgtataaaaaaaaaaaaaaaaaaaacatgattaagCAATTATTCTGCAATAATCAGACTCATTGTCTGAAATTCACGAAGCAATATAGTCTTAAATCAGACTCAAAATGTTTAGAACGACAGTAAAAtcaaagttttacttcaaatttttaacACAGTCAATTTCTGTTTCCATAACCCACAAATTGATGTATTCATATCTTATGATTAGTCTAGAGTTCAGACTGTGCTCCAGAGTTCTCAAAGAAAGTTTTGGTGAATTATAgtccagatcgaaatatcaaattaacttgaaaattatcaGATTCTCTATGAGCATTTTAGTCTTTCTTAATGAGTCACGTGGCTCCTTGGCTGGGAATTATTCCTGGTCTTCACTCGGAAGAAGAAGAACTAGCTTGTGGATGGGACGATCAAGGTAAGTCACTGGGTTACTTCGTTTTCCCACATTGTCTAATTTTCTGTCTCCTACCATGACCCTAACCTTACGAATGTAGTCATCCTTTGATTGATACAGTTCAACGATTCTTCCAAGAGGCCAAACATTGCGAGGAGTGTTATCGTCTTTAATAATTACCACATCTCCTATTCTCATGTTGCGATGTGGCTTGGTCCACTTCTGTCGCGACTGAAGCTGACAAAGAAACTCCTTCTTCCATCGACACCAAAACTCATTTGCCAAATGTTGTACTCTCCGCCATCGTTTCCTCGCGTAGACATCTTCTCGAGAGAAACTACCAGGGGGTGGAAGAATGACCCTCGACTTTTGAGTCAACAGATGATTAGGAGTCAATGGAGTGGAATGTGTTGGTTCATTCAGGAGGTCGGTGGTTAGCGGACGACTGTTTACAATGGCAGCCGCCTCACACATCAAAGTTCTCAACGACTCGTCATCTAGTTGTTGGCCTGCCTGGTGTAGCAGAACATCTAAGACCTGACGTATGGAGCGGATCTGCCGCTCCCACACTCCGCCCATGTGGCTAGAAGCAGGTACATTGAACTTGAAAGCGATGAAGTCGCATCCCTCTTTCAGGAGAAAGTCTTTTACCTGTTTCTCACTGGATTCAGCACATCGTTTGAACTCCGCCTCAGCACCCACAAAGTTCGTTCCCCTGTCACATCTCAATTGTCTTACAGGGCCTCTGACAGAAATGAAGCGTCTGAGACCATTGATGAAGGAGTCGGTGGAGAGGGAGTGTAGAACTTCGATGTGAATACCTCTCGATGCCATACATGTGAATatcaggggcggtattctgaaaacgttcttatcttaattttgttcttatctacgtcactttcttaaattggtattctgaaaacgttcttatctttttcttatcttttgttcttatctttgttcttatcttgctctccacccaatgctgagcgcgtaaatttacaactcgcgcatataataccaaagcgcgctaaaagataagaacagaatgtagataagtggtattctgaaaacgttcttatcttttttctttcttatctttcacgatatttaagataatatttaagatagctagagggttatcacatctcacgatgtccgcgttttttcttgctcaaaatcgatggcctctagtagtaacaagtacccacaagtattcctcccaccatttatttcattcaccctttattttgcccgtctcttttttctatcccttctttcttttccattttttattcctttctatctgtctgtctttcttccttcctttctatctgtctgtcttttgtcctttttatctgtctgtctttcttcctttctatctgtctgtctttcttcctttctatctgtctgtctttcttcctttctatctgtctgtctttcttcctttctatctgtctgtctttcttcctttctatctgtttgtatttcttcctttctatctgtctgtctttcttcctatctgtctgtctttcttcttttctttcattcttcatttatatctttacttttgttctgtttgaatcttttaatttctattttttttcttttgctttgtttcatttatacttaatctttcttccttttttattttcccttttcgttttatccctttattttttttctttactgagtcttttttctgctttccccccgtttctcttccttttctttctttcttccttcacttgtttgtaatctttatttttcttccttatttttcttccattctttcgtttttatacatgcttttccttttttaatcattcatttcattttccccctttttcttccttccctttaataattcttaatttttcttattttttatttctgctttctgacacttttgtgtctttttttactttctttcttttttttctttattttgctcattcttttttcgttcgttctttatttactctttttctttactttctttcttctctctgtctttcttctattaactttttctttattctttccattgattttttttcgttttttttttccaaactttttattttccctttcgttttctttttctttctttctttctttctttctttctttccttctttctttttttttctttccttatttcttttttctatgaatttacctttctttctttctttatctttttgtagtctttatatttgcgtcaaatttcctttcatttttttctctcatctttatttctttgttttattttctttttttttctctcttccttcactttttacatttttattcccttttttctctttctttttatttctttttaactttctttcattcgttttttttagactttttttctttttcggttccttgttaatttattttatcttatattagtttgacctttttctatttttgtgtgtattccttttagttaatttcttttttttcttcatttttgttccttcactttatcatggatattttttctcccttttgcttcttttattcattctattttctttcttttttgtttttgaattctttttgcttgctttctttcgtttactctttattttttcattattttctgctttgtccctttcatcttttttttctgcttcattctgacccttttctgtcttctttctttctttcatacctacttactttctttcttcatattttgttctttattcgtacctgctgtatttacttttcttacttttttttgcacgtggacgtctcgaaataataaaatcagtcattgcgtataaaatgcctatttcgcgcaatgcgccagaaacggtgaacgcgcagcgcccatgatattctcttcacataaggaacgcttctattggttaaactgccaatataaagcgcaatttgattggtaaaatctaaaaaatgggcgtgttggagataagaagggggcagtccttacagagataagaacgcgttaagaagattttcagaataccgatttgcaatgattttagcgtcttcttatctcagtgagataagataaaagataagaacaaagataagaacgttttcagaataccaccccagacCATAGCGTTTCAGTTCTTTCCGTCCTTCCTTTATTAGCCAAGGCCCAAAGCAATCAACTCCAGCATAAGTAAATGGTGGAGCTGGGGAAAGACGGTCCTCAGGTAAGTCTGCCATCTTCTGAATTTGTGGAGGTTGTCGAAGTCTGCGACAGACTACACATTGGGAGATGAATTTCGAGATGAAGTTGCCGCTACCCAAGATCCAATATCCCTTTGCTCTGAGATGGTTAGTCGTCATGCCTCTTCCTCCATGAGCCACCTCAGTATGACACTGAGATACAATTAACTCGGTCAGGTGAATTTGAGGAAGGATGGCAGGATGTTTGCTTTCAAATGAGAGGTCAGATCTCCTCAAACGTCCTCCAACTCTAAGGATGCCATCATCATCTATAAATGGGTCAAGACGACACAAGCGACTGGTCTCCTTGCAACGACGCCTTCTTTCTCTTTCGTTGTGAGGCTTGCTGATCTCTGATGATTTCGCTTCATCAAATGTCCTCCTCTGAATCAGTCTTATGATTTCCTTCTCTGCACGAAGAAGTTGTTCGGTAGTCAGAGGTTCCATCACAACTTTCTTGATGTCATTCCCATCTCCTCTTGCTTGGCAGCATTTCTGTAGGTATGATTTGAGACGGAGGCAATTCGCCACAGCTCTCTTCGCTCGATACCAACTAGAGAGATGATCAAATCGCTTTAACTCGAGCTCATCTACCCCTTTTACTGAGGCATGGGTGTTGCTTTTCACTTCAGGATCTTTAGGAATGACTGTAGCTTCTTCCTCAGTTTCTTCCGGAATTTCGCTTTCCCAAATGAAGTCTGGACCCATGAACCACTTTGATGCTTCAAGCTGATCGACCGTGAGTCCTCTTGATGGGGCATCAGCTGGATTATCTTGAGTGCTGACGTGCCTCCATTGATTGGGTGATGATTCATCTCTAATTTGGCGGACTCTATTTGCAACAAAGACATGATAACGCCTTGTCTCGTTCTTAATATAGCCTAGCACCACTCGGCTATCAGTCCAAAAGACCTCCCTATCAATTTTGAGGTCTAGCTCAGCTTGAAGAAAGGCGCTCATCTTCACTGACAGAACAGCTGCAGTCAGTTCCAGCCTTGGTACTGTGACTGTCTTGATTGGTGACACTCTGGATTTGCCCAACACAAGCGTACAATGTACTTCTCCCCTTCCATTAATCATTCTCAGGTAAGTACAATGACCGTAACCAAGGTTGCTCGCATCACAGAAGTGGTGTAGCTCGACATTCTTGACTTCCCCAAAGTCTTCCGGCTTGTAACACCTGTCAATGGAGACCCTTTCGAGTTGGAGAATGTCTGTTTTCCACTTATTCCACCTGTCTTGAAGTAGGTCTGGAAGGGGGTCGTCCCAAGCGGCAGAAGTTCTACATAGATCCTGAAGTATTATCTTACCAGGAAGCAGCAATGGGGCTAACAATCCAAGAGGGTCGTACACGGACATCACGGTTGACAGCACACCTCTCCTAGTCAAAGGCTTGTCTTGGAAGGTCACCCTAAAGCGGAAAGTATCAGATTCGACACACCATTGCACGCCTAAAGCTTTTTCGACAGGCAGGTGATCGAGTAGAAGATTCAATTCTTTCACTTCTTTAGCTCTATCTTCCTTTGGAACTGAATCTAGCACTTTCCTTGAGTTGGAGACAACTTTGTGAACATGAAGACCACCATGTCCACATATCTTCTTGGTCTTTGAGATCAGATCGATGGCCTCTTCTTCTGTTTCTACTGCCTTAAGCCCATCATCGACGTAAAAGTCTCGTTGGATGAACTTGGCTGCATCTTGACTTATTTCATCTGCCATGTCGGTTGCTATCTGCTTCAATCCAAAATTTGCGCACCCGGGCGAAGAGGCAGCTCCAAAGAGGTGCACATTCATTCTGAAGTCAGTAGGCTCTCGACGATAGTCTCCGTCTGGCCACCAGAGGAAGCGCAGGTAGTCACGGTACTCTTTGTTGACATGAAACTGATGAAACATTTCTTTGATGTCACACATGAAGGCTACCTTCTCTTTTCTGAATCTGCACAGTACTCCAGCAAGTGCATTGGTCAAATCAGGGCCAGTGAGAAGATGAGAGTTCAAACACTCTCCTTTGAACTGTGAACTGCAATCGAACACCACCCTCAGTTTCTTTGGTTGCTGTACTCCATGATGTGGAATATACCATAGCTTGCCTGGTTCACCTGGTTCGGACACCTTCTCTGCATACTTCTTTTCAAGGAGATTGTTCATCTGTTGTAGGTATTGGTCATAGTAGGTGGcatcattttcaaactttttcttCAGGTGGTTCAAACGTTTGGCAGCAACAAACTTGTTGTTAGGCAGTACAGGTACCTCTTCCTCCTTGAAGGGAAGGGGCATCTCATAGTGTCCACTCTCTGAAACGTGAATCTCCTTCTCCATTAGCTTAACAAACTTCAAATCATTCTGGGAATAGGGTTTCTGCTTCTTATCAGGAGTGAAGTCAGCTTCGAGAAGTTGGACAACATGAAGAGGGGTGATCTCTTCCTTCGTAGTAGCTGGATGCGTGAAGATCACTTCTGAGCGATGACCTTTCAACTGTACCTCCTCAGGCACCATCCGTACAGTTGTACGATGGCTCACACCAATGGGATCATTGTGACTTTCAACATAACCTGCGTTCACCGTCCCAACAATGCTCCATCCTAGGTCTGTCTGGACTGCATAGGGTCCTCTTTCGTCAGGAGAGTGGATGACAGCACGAGGAGCTAGAGCCTTGGCACAGTCGTAGCCGATCAAGAGTCCAATTTCAACATCCTGAAGAGGAGCAATCATATTGGCAATCCTAGACAAGTGTTTGAAGGATCTTGCTGTGTCAGGAGTAGGAATATGATGTCGATCTGCTGGGATAATGTCTCTCGTATAGCTTGGAGGGAGGCTAATTACCTTCTCGGAGTTGTAGTAAGCCTTCACTTTCAATCCAGTCACCTTCTCACAAGCTATTCTCTCATTTGTCCTCGTCATTGTAGAAAGCAATAAGTGTATTTGTACGCCTTTGATTCCCATTGCTTCTTTGGTTTGTGTGAGAATGAAGGACGTATCGGATTGCGTGTCCAACAGCGCATACACTAGTCTCTCCTTACGACTGGACTCGTGTGATAGCCATACCGGAACAATCATCGATGACTTCATAGACTGACTGGAATCTGACTGGGAAGCATGAGAATTTGATTCCAGAGTTTCCTTACTGCTCCTCTCTCTGTTAGTAGCATCCCGTCGCTTCTCTTTCCACTCATCATCATGTAGAGCAGTTGGATGCTTTCCTTTACATACGGAgcatgtatttcttttcttgCATCTCTTTGACATGTGTCCCTTTCTCAAGCAACCAAAGCAGAGACCATTGTCCTTAATAGTCTGTCTTTTCTTCTGCATTGTTTCTGAATTGAATGAGGAACATTCACTAATATGGTGTTGACCCTTGCAAAAGACACATGACAGATATTTCTTCTCAGCAGAGCCATCTTTGTGATTGTGTGTTCCAGTCTGCAAAGATCGAGAAGGAGTTgacttcttcctttcctttgAGGTCTGCAGAGACTGAAGAGAGGTGATGGGATCACAAGCAACGGTTGCCTCTTCGTCAATGAACTCTGTAAAGATGGCAAATGGTGGAAAGGTTTTCCAATCCTGTCTCCACTGAACAACCTTCCTTCCCCATTTAACGACTAGCCATTCAGGGAGTTTCCTCAGTAGGTTTTGATTTTCCCGTTCGTCATCAAGATGATTCAGGTGCGGAACATACTTGGATGCTGCGTCACATTGTTTCAGGAAGTCTCCGAATCTCCTAAGTCCAAAGGAGTCTCTTGATCCGACCTTGGGCCAAGCATCCAGCTTGTCTCTGTAGGCATTTGAAACTACAAATGGATTCCCATATCTCTGTTCCAACGCTTCCTTTGCATTAAGGTAACCTCTGCCATCGCCGATCATAGAGTAGCCTTCTACCAAGGATTTCGGCTCACCCGTCAGGTATTTCAAGAGAAAGTAGAACCTCTCTGCCATAGGAATTCCACGATGTTCAATTAATGCGTCGTAGCTTCGCCTCCATGCCGTGTAGTCAAGAGGGTTACCTGAAAAAATTCCAGGCTCTGGAAGAGGAAGTCTATTCAAGGATAGCAACTCTTTCAAACTGTTGGCGAGAACATCATCATTGCTGGACTTTGGTTCTTGTAGATGACCAATCTTAGTTGCAGGGCTTTCCGAAGGTGGAGCAGGGTTGTTCATCTCAATCGTGGGTTCCACTGGAGGGGCACTGTTACCTCTATCAACTATACTCTGAACTCGAGGGGAAACTGACACTTGACGATCAACCCAGTCTTGAACTCTCCCTCTGGATGATCGGGAACCTGACTTAGATGAAATCGTCCCACCTTGCAATCGGAGAATTACTTTCATTGTTTCTCTCATTAAAGAAGAATGTTCATCTTCAATAGTTTCAAGTagatcttcaccatcatcaagaTCCGCTGAAGGAGCTATATCTGCAAGTACTTCTTGAGAAGAAATCGCCTTGTCCATGGCTTCCTGTACTTGATTACGGGATTCTTTAATCATCACAGTGTTGACATCGTCTTCAACTATAAGCTGGCGATGCTTATTTGCCCTTCTCCTCCAAAGTCGAATGGCATCTCTCCATGTCTTGACTGTGACGTCTGCTTTATACTGCAAACCCTTCTCAGTGGGCATTCTATCCCGTCCATTCTCAACTCCTTCTGCCATGATTATTCCCAAATAGAAGATTTGTGATGAAAGAAGGTTGAGATCAATATATCACGAAGATTTCATTCATCGTGTCGAACATTGACTATCGAAGTTCCACATTTGCATTCGAAATTCTTCCGTAGCTGGAAGAATTCGCAAAGTCCATTGAACTGCGAGGATGTTTGACCGTGTCGAAAGAGGAAATTCACGTCGAAGAATTCTCGCTGCCCAAAGAGTTTTCACTGTGGCTGTAGTGAGGTCGACAACAAAAGACAAGCGAACAAAGGCCTCTACAGGATTTCGTTGTTTAATCGATTAATCTGATATCAATCCATACAATCAATCCAATTGGTCGTTTTAATCCTTTGAATCAAATTGGTACTTTTAATCCTTCTTTCAAACCAATTCGTTCCTTTAATCTGGTTGATATCTTTAATCCGTGAAAACTGTGGAgtcaatgataaagaaaaaggaatcaTAAATACCAGCAAAACGAAACATCTTAAATATCAATAATACAACATCAATCTTTGGAAGACCTAAATAGTCTAATATAAACTAGATTCCAAATTCTCTCCACTATACatatatgattgttttataCTCATTAAAGGTTTCAAACTACAAACATTCAGCTTTGATCtcaaatacaattataataaAAGTACAAATCAACAATCATtcttgatatattatataataaatgTAGTACAAAATGTAGTTTCTTGAGTCTTATTTGATTATGAAGGGGATCAGTGAGCCTGTTATAGTTTGTACATACATTATACATACTACATACACATTATCATTAGTCATTATGAACCAAGAAAAAGATCTCTAAAATCTCACTTTATGCTTAGAccataattaaaaatatataaaacaaaacatcaacTAACCTCTTTGCTTGCTTTCTCAAGTAAATTAATTGTCTTCTGAGCCAGGATGTGTCTGATTTTGAAGGGCAAAATCCTGGTCCCTCACACAACCCAATGTCCAAAAAATCAAATGCACTGTCATGGTGCTATGTAAGTGAACACATTGACTAAGGGAGTGCTAGATACaaatatgttaatcaggtagtGCAATAGTGAAAGTATatatacaaaaagtgctaaatcACTTCTGCGCTAATTTTGGTGCGCTAATTTATAAATTCAGATGTACTTTCATCAcaaccttatcagcctcagcctcagaacatgctttttgtgacaagctttttaattctgggtctgcctgttgtgcctgtacaagggaggatttactaaacaaactatcattgttagcaacagagccttcaacactatccccattcaaatccttgaaaaaggtttcagctaaccagacatcagtactctcctctatatcagcagattccgcatcatccttttcagctctacgagtctgagacctagtaacaacacaatccgggaaaatccctggaaaatcttcctgcaacaattcagtttcagctacctcaacgggcttttccgaaaccactggagatgcaacaactttatctccagccaagtcgttacctaacaagaaatcaacacctttcatgggtaattctggaacgacaccaacagtcacaggaccactaactaggtcacactttaagtcgaccttatgcaaagggaccgacatgaaatttgggccaataccttgaactaagacgttggccTTTTCTGAACTCTCCagaggaagagccgaatcacctggcaccatcagggactgtgcagcccctgtatccctaaggatcaccactgacctaccagcagcaccagtcgaacaaggggatacttcaccatcatgcaaaaaacttctaaaagtttcatcaacctgtttgactttatcagcaaataccagagaaacactctcaacatcttgattgggctctgatggaacaaactccatcgagggaacacttgtttgcttgacaaaacccatgtctttcttagttttggttggcattccaaccaatttccaacatgattctttcaaatgtcccgatttatgacaatgagtacaaattttggaactacgactctcagaccgtttggttgattctgtgcccccactagcctgattcttattagcgtctttgtccttgcttgtATATTTTCtctcactaggtttattgtgggattcaaatgaccctttacctttctttttccaataattcttgaaaggaggcctatctccactacctttatgtgtgacctcaaattcatcagctactatggctgctttactgacttcagtaactctatggtcatctaagtgagatttaatgccaaaaggaagactctttttgaattcttctaggaggacaacttccctaaggtgaacaaaatctttgtcaactttcagtgatctgtaccacttatcgaacatcatttcttgttccctagcaaattcaacataagtctggcctgattgtctttgcatgttcctaaatttatgtctgtacgcttctggtactaactcatatgcattgagaattgtttcttttactgtagcatagtcatatgattgcgtttcagagagtgaagaatagacttttgcagcctttccaacgaaaacactttggaggagaagagtccagtattcctcgggccaattcagtctcttggccactttttcaaatgacacaaaatatgtatcaactccctcttcatcaaattttggcataaggcgaatgtttttcgccacatcaaagccttggggagatttatctttagcagagttagtatttgcatgagctaactccatttctttcaactttaactggtactccaatctcattctctccttttcaatgtttattttctccatttcaaggttttctttgattctttccttttccaattcaatgtttgccagttggatctgagcatcctctgacatattgatagaagtttcaggctcctctgtaagcttcatgtgactagctaacaagtcaattatctctgccttctttaaacctggggctagagatacacccaaatgatcacaaactgttatcaaatcatctttcttcagtgacttcaaatgatcatatgacaattctgtcattgcaagaaattcttcaacatcaaatgtagccatagtgaatatacacaaatacaagcacgtaataacacagtacagtatatt carries:
- the LOC121419821 gene encoding uncharacterized protein LOC121419821, producing the protein MADLPEDRLSPAPPFTYAGVDCFGPWLIKEGRKELKRYGLIFTCMASRGIHIEVLHSLSTDSFINGLRRFISVRGPVRQLRCDRGTNFVGAEAEFKRCAESSEKQVKDFLLKEGCDFIAFKFNVPASSHMGGVWERQIRSIRQVLDVLLHQAGQQLDDESLRTLMCEAAAIVNSRPLTTDLLNEPTHSTPLTPNHLLTQKSRVILPPPGSFSREDVYARKRWRRVQHLANEFWCRWKKEFLCQLQSRQKWTKPHRNMRIGDVVIIKDDNTPRNVWPLGRIVELYQSKDDYIRKVRVMVGDRKLDNVGKRSNPVTYLDRPIHKLVLLLPSEDQE
- the LOC121431541 gene encoding uncharacterized protein LOC121431541, with the protein product MAEGVENGRDRMPTEKGLQYKADVTVKTWRDAIRLWRRRANKHRQLIVEDDVNTVMIKESRNQVQEAMDKAISSQEVLADIAPSADLDDGEDLLETIEDEHSSLMRETMKVILRLQGGTISSKSGSRSSRGRVQDWVDRQVSVSPRVQSIVDRGNSAPPVEPTIEMNNPAPPSESPATKIGHLQEPKSSNDDVLANSLKELLSLNRLPLPEPGIFSGNPLDYTAWRRSYDALIEHRGIPMAERFYFLLKYLTGEPKSLVEGYSMIGDGRGYLNAKEALEQRYGNPFVVSNAYRDKLDAWPKVGSRDSFGLRRFGDFLKQCDAASKYVPHLNHLDDERENQNLLRKLPEWLVVKWGRKVVQWRQDWKTFPPFAIFTEFIDEEATVACDPITSLQSLQTSKERKKSTPSRSLQTGTHNHKDGSAEKKYLSCVFCKGQHHISECSSFNSETMQKKRQTIKDNGLCFGCLRKGHMSKRCKKRNTCSVCKGKHPTALHDDEWKEKRRDATNRERSSKETLESNSHASQSDSSQSMKSSMIVPVWLSHESSRKERLVYALLDTQSDTSFILTQTKEAMGIKGVQIHLLLSTMTRTNERIACEKVTGLKVKAYYNSEKVISLPPSYTRDIIPADRHHIPTPDTARSFKHLSRIANMIAPLQDVEIGLLIGYDCAKALAPRAVIHSPDERGPYAVQTDLGWSIVGTVNAGYVESHNDPIGVSHRTTVRMVPEEVQLKGHRSEVIFTHPATTKEEITPLHVVQLLEADFTPDKKQKPYSQNDLKFVKLMEKEIHVSESGHYEMPLPFKEEEVPVLPNNKFVAAKRLNHLKKKFENDATYYDQYLQQMNNLLEKKYAEKVSEPGEPGKLWYIPHHGVQQPKKLRVVFDCSSQFKGECLNSHLLTGPDLTNALAGVLCRFRKEKVAFMCDIKEMFHQFHVNKEYRDYLRFLWWPDGDYRREPTDFRMNVHLFGAASSPGCANFGLKQIATDMADEISQDAAKFIQRDFYVDDGLKAVETEEEAIDLISKTKKICGHGGLHVHKVVSNSRKVLDSVPKEDRAKEVKELNLLLDHLPVEKALGVQWCVESDTFRFRVTFQDKPLTRRGVLSTVMSVYDPLGLLAPLLLPGKIILQDLCRTSAAWDDPLPDLLQDRWNKWKTDILQLERVSIDRCYKPEDFGEVKNVELHHFCDASNLGYGHCTYLRMINGRGEVHCTLVLGKSRVSPIKTVTVPRLELTAAVLSVKMSAFLQAELDLKIDREVFWTDSRVVLGYIKNETRRYHVFVANRVRQIRDESSPNQWRHVSTQDNPADAPSRGLTVDQLEASKWFMGPDFIWESEIPEETEEEATVIPKDPEVKSNTHASVKGVDELELKRFDHLSSWYRAKRAVANCLRLKSYLQKCCQARGDGNDIKKVVMEPLTTEQLLRAEKEIIRLIQRRTFDEAKSSEISKPHNERERRRRCKETSRLCRLDPFIDDDGILRVGGLSY